The DNA segment GCGTGCTGCCGGTGTACTCGGTGCGGAACAGCCCCCGCTCCTGGAGGATCGGCACCACCCGGTCCACGAACCGCTCCAGGCCGGACGGCAGCACGGCCGGCATGATGTTGAAGCCGTCCGCGGCCCCGCTGCCGTACCAGTGCTCGATGGTGTCGGCGACCTGCTCGGCCGTCCCGGCGAAGGTCCGGTGGCCGCGGCCGCCGCCCAGCCGGCCGATCAGCTGCCGCACGGTGAGCCGCTCGCGGCGGGCCAGCTCCACGATCAGCGTGTAGCGGCTCTTCGCGCCCTCGATCTCGTCCTCGGCGGGCAGGCCCTCGGGCAGCTCCTCGTCGAGCGCGAGGGCCTCCGGGGCCAGCCTGAGCGTCGCGGCGAGCTGCCGCTTGGCGTACTCCGGCACGATCAGCCGGTCCAACTCGGCGTCCAGCTCCAGCGCCTCGGCCTCGGTGTCCCCGAGCACCGGCACGACACCGGGCAGGATCCTGAGGCCGTCCGGACTGCGCCCGATCAGCTCGGCGCGCCGCTTCACGTCCTTGTAGAACGCGATGCCCTCCTCCAGCGTCTGCTGCGCCGTGAACACCGCCTCCGCGTAGCGCGCCGCGAAGTCCTTGCCGTCCTCGCTCGACCCGGCCTGCACGAGCAGCGGGTAGCCCTGCGGGGCGCGCCGCACGTTCAGCGGTCCGTCCACCCGGAAGAACTCGCCCCGGTGGCCGATCCGGCGCACCCGGTCCCTCCTGGCGTGCACCCCCGCCTCCTTGTCGGCGACCACGGCGTCGTCCGCCCAGCTGTCCCAGAGCTTGGTGGAGACCTCGACGAACTCGGCGGCGCGCCGGTAGCGGTCGTGGTGAAGCGGGGTGTCGTCCAGGCCGAAGTTGCGGGCCGCGTCGGCGCCCGCGGTGGTGACGATGTTCCAGCCCGCCCGGCCGCCGGAGACATGGTCGAGCGAGGCGAACCTGCGCGCGAGGTTGTACGGATCGTTGTAGCTGGTGGAGGCGGTGGCGATCAGGCCGATCCGGCTGGTGGCGCCGGCCAGCGCGGTGAGCAGCAGGGTGGGTTCGAGACGGCTGGAGGGACGGCGCCCCGGGTCGCCGTGCAGGACCGGGCTGTCCGCGAGGAACACCGAGTCCAGCTTGCCGCGCTCGGCGGTGCGCGCCAGGTGTCTGTAGTGCTCTACGTCCTCCCCGGGGCGCGCGTCGCTCTCCGGCAGCCGCCAGGCCGCCTCGTGATGGCCCAGGGACATCAGGAACGCGTTGAGGTGCATCGGCGGGCGGTCAGTCCTGCGGGCCATGCGGGGTCCTCTCCTTGCGAAGCGGGGGAACGGGGCGGTCGGTGGACGCACTGGCCGAAGTGGGGACGCCTGCCGGTGCGGGCGCTCCCGGCACCGGGCCCGCCTCGGGGCGAGCCGTGGCCGGCGGCGGGTCGGCGGCCACCCCGAGGGCCGTGAGCAGCACCTCGCGGTACTCCAGGAACCGGGGATCGCGGCGGGTCCGCGGCGCGGGCAGGTCGACGGTGAGGTCCACCGAGATCCGGCCGTCCTCCAGGACCAGCACCCGGTCGGCGAGCTCCACCGCCTCGTCGACGTCATGGGTGACCAGCAGCACGGCGGGGCGGTGCCGCTCGTACAGCTCGCGCAGCAGGCCGTGCATCCTGATCCGGGTCAGCGCGTCCAGCGCGCCGAACGGCTCGTCGGCGAGCAGGAGTTCCGGGTCGCGGACCAGGGCCCGGGCGAGCGCGGCGCGCTGCTGCTCGCCGCCGGACAGCTCATGCGGCCAGGCCTCCTCGCGGCCGCCCAGGCCCACCTCGGCCAGCGCCTCGCTGCCCCGGGCCCGGGCGCCCCGCCCCGGCACGCCGAGGATGACGTTGTCCAGCACCCGCAGCCACGGCAGCAGCCGGGAGTCCTGGAACGAGAGCGAGATCCGCTCGGGTACCAGCAGCTCGCCGGAGCCCGCCACCCGGTGGTCCAGGCCCGCGACGGCCCGCAGCAGCGTGGACTTCCCGGAGCCGCTGCGGCCCAGCAGGGCGATGAACTCGCCGGGCGCCAGGCTGAGGTCGAGCTCCTTGAGCACCGTCCGGTCGCCGAACCGCCGCACCAGCCGCGTGGCGCGGACCGCCGGCGCCCGCTCCGGGGCGCGGGGGCCGTCGAGGGCCCCGTTCAGCCGTCCCGGCACCCCGGCGGGGGCCGCGGTCCCGGTCAGCTCGCCAGCGTGCGCCGCCATGCCAGCACCTTCCCCTCGATCGCGCGTACCAGGGCGTCCGAGAGGAACCCGAAGACGCCGTAGACCACGAGACCGACGATGATCACATCTGTCTGGGCGTACTGCTGGGCCTGGAACATCATGTAGCCGATGCCGCTGGTCGCGTTGATCTGCTCGACCACGATCAGGCCCAGCCAGGACGAGGTCACCGCGAGCCGCAGCCCCACGAAGAACCCGGGCAGGGATCCCGGCACGACGACCTTGCGCAGGAACTGCCACCTGCTCAGCTCCAGCGACTCCGCCAGCTCCACATGGCGGCTGTCGATGCCCGTCAGCGAGGCGTACGTGTTGATGTACATGTTGACCGCCACACCGAGGGCGATGACGGTGATCTTCATCTGCTCGCCGATGCCGAGCCAGAGGATGAGCAGCGGCAGCATCGCCAGGGCCGGGATGGCCCGCTTGATCTGGAGGGGCCCGTCGACGAGGTACTCGCCGAGCCGGCTGAGCCCGGCCACCACGGCCAGCACCACCCCGGCACCCACGCCGAACAGCAGCCCGAGCCCGGCGCGTTGCAGCGAGATCAGGGCGCTGTCCTGGAGGCGGCCGTCCGCGACGAGGTCCCGGGCGGTGCCCAGCACCGCACCCGGCCCCGACAGGATCCGCGGGTCGAGCACGCCGAGGGCCGACGCTCCCCACCAGGCGGCGACCAGCAGCACGGGCCCGAGCAGCCGGCCGAACGGTATCCGCCGGCCCGGCCCGAGCCGGCGGCGTACCCGGCGGGCCACGGGGCGGTCCGCCGGTGCGGGGCCCGTGTCGGGCGCGGTGGTGGCGGCCTTCGGGACGCGGACGTCCGACAGCGTGCCGCTCATCGTGCCTCCCGGTACGCGGCCGGAACGGCACGGGCCGCGAGGCCCTCGAAACGGCGGTCGAAGAGCGGCGTGACGTCCAGCTTCCGGACGAACCCGCCCGCGGCCATCAGGTCCGCCGTCTGCTGCTCCCAGGCCAGGGCCCTGTCCCAGCTCTGAGGGAACGAGGGCCGCGCGAGGGAGTCCACGATGCGTGCGCCGTCCGCCCTGGTGACGCCCTGGTCCCTGACGTAGTACCGGTCGATCCAGGTGCCGGCGTGCTGCCACGCCCACACCTGTCCCTGCGCCCACAGCGGCACGAACTGCCGTATCGCCGCGAGCCTGGCGGGGTCGTCCAGCACCTCCTCGGGCGCCCAGAGCACCGTGAGCAGGTCCACCACGTCCGTCTTCACCGCCCGGGCGCCGTCCTTGGAGTACTGGTCGAGGTATTTGGTCAGGGTGGGCTCGCTGAGCGGTGCGACGTCGACCTGGCCGGACTGCAACGCCGTCAGGAACTGCGTGCTGGGCAGCGGCACCAGTTCCGCGTCGTCGTACGACAGGCCCGCCTCCTTGAGCGCGCGCAGGACGACCACGCCCTGTGCCTGTCCCTGCGAGAACGCGATCTTCCTGCCGCGGAAGTCCTCGGCGCTCCTGATGGCCGAGCCGGCCGCCGTGGCGAACACGTAGACGGGGATGTTGCGGACCTGGACGGCGACGATCCTGGCCCGCACCCCGATGGCGGCCGCCTGGATCGGCGGGATGCCGGCGTTGGAGGCCAGGTCGATGGAGCGGGCGCGGAACCCTTGGATGATGTCCGGGCCGGCGTTGAGGTTGGGCCACTGGGAGACGGTGAATCCGAGCTTCCGGTCGAGTCCGGACGCCGCGAGCTGGAGCTGGGTGGGGTGGATGGCGATGGAGAGCCTGGTACCGCGGGCCGGGGCGGCGGTCGGCAGGGCGCCGGTGGGTGCGGGCCGGGCAGCGGCACTGGAGGGGGCGACGCAACCGGTGGTGCCGAGGCCGAGGACGGCGCCGCCGGCCAGTGCGAGGAAGCCCCTGCGGCCGGTCGTGTCAGGCGTGGTGGGGAAGGGCATGGCCGAGGTCCGTTCGGGTTCGGAGCGGGTGGTAGGCGCCGTCGTGGAAGAGGAGGGGGTCCCGGCCGGTGTCGACCCAGGCGTCCACGACACGGGCGACGACGAGGTGGTGGTCGCCGGCCGGCACGAGTTGCTCGATGCCGAGCCGCAGCCACCCCGCGACCCCGTCGAGCAGGGGCTCGCCGGTGGCGAGGGGCCGCCACTTGGTCGGGGCGGCGAACCGGTCGGCGCCGTGGGTGGCGAACCGGCGGGCCAGCGCCTCCTGTCCGGCGTCCAGGAAGTGCACGACGGCCGTCCGCGCGGCCTCGACGTGCGGCCAGGAGGACGAGGTGCCCGCGATCGCGAAGGACACCAGCGGCGGGTTGAGCGAGACCGAGGTGAGCGAGGTGGCGGTGAACCCCGCGGGCCCCCGGCCGGCATCCACCGTGACCACCACGACACCCCCGGGGTGGCGGCGGAACACCTGCTTGAAACGGTCCTGGGCGATGCCGGGCGGGGGCCCCGGCGAGACGGCGGAAACGGTCAAGGAACTCTCCTGGTCGGCGAACTCTCCCGGTCGGCGGGGGAAGGCGGGCATGGGGAAGTGGGCGGCGGGACTCCGGCCGGGTGGCGCACGGGTCTCCGCCGCCGTGAGACGGCTCGGGTGTCGTCGGAAAAGGGCACCGGTCATCTAGGAATGACCGCGCGACGGCGCGGAGAAGCGCCTTCGCGGGGCTGCTGACACATGCCGGAAAAGCCGCCGTCACATATGCGGGAAACGGTCGGCGAGAGAATCCGGGATAGGGGCGCGCGGTAGGGGTGCGGCACGCGGTCGCGAGAGAGTTCCCCGGCATTCCGGCGGCACGGTGGAAAGCCGGGAACCGCGGCGGGAAGCCTGAACGAGCTGCCAGATCACCTGGACAGACGGGGTGAGCCCCGTTCCGGGCAGGAAGCGCCCCGGTGCAGGCAGGAGGTCAGATCCCCTGCGCGCGACAACAACAGGAACAGCGGAAGGAAATCCGCGCGTGCGCAGCCAGGGGGCCGTGCGGCGCCTCGGAGGGCGCGTACGGGAGAATCCGCTGCGAAGTCGTCATGTACCCATCGTCGGGTTCACGGCGCGCGCCGTCAACATAATGCATCTCTGAATTAAGAGATGGTGCTTCGATGGTCCTTCACCGCCCCGGCGGGAGCCGTACCGGGACGTGGGGCGCGGGCCCCCGGCCGTCTCCGATGTCCCGGTGACGGCCGGTCAGGGAGCAGGAACCCTGGGGCCCTGCGTGCTAGTCGACGGGCGGCGGCGCGCTCTCCGCGGCGGCCAGGGGCAGGGCCGGACCGGTCACCGGTGCCGTGCGGTGCGCACGGTGCATCAGCAGGAACAGCAGCAGCGCGCCCAGTTCCAGGGCCCCGGCGAGGAACGGCAGCGCGGCACCCGCCTGGTACAGCGCCGTCGCCGCGAGCGGGCCGAGGACGGTGGTGACGGCGTTCGCGGAGGCCGCGAGGCCCGCCACGCCGCCCTGCTCGGACGGGCCCACGCTCAGGCTGAGGGCGGAGTTGTACCCCGGGATGGCCAGGCTGTGCCCGGTGCCCGAGAGCACCACCGCGGCCAGGAACACCGGCAGCGAGTCGGCCACGCAGATCACCGCGAAGGCCACTGCGGTCAGCGGGACGCCCACCCGCATCAGCCGCAGGGGCTGCCAGCGCAACCGCGGGATGAGCAGGCCCTGGACGAGGAGCATCGGCAGGCCGCCCGCGAGCAGCGTCATGCCGGCCAGCTCGACGGTCCGCTGCGAGGTCAGCTCCAGCCGGTCCTGGAGCAGGAAGCCGATGCTGGTCTGGAGCACGCTCGTGGAGAGGTAGATGCCGACGCCGGCCACCAGGTGCGGCCAGATCCGCGCGTCCAGCGGGCTCAGCCGCGCGGCCGTGCGCCGTGCGGTGCCGCGGCTCTGCTCCGCGGGCAGCCAGATCCACACCGCCACGGCCACCAGCGCGATCAGCACCGGCGCGCTGAGCAGGGCCGGCATCGCCCCGAGGTCGCCCAGGAGGCCGCCGAGACCCGGTCCGAGGACCAGGGCCAGACCGAGGGCCGCGCCGACCCGGGCGATGCCCTTGACCCGTTCGCCGCCCTCGGCGGTCACGTCCGCGACGTACGCCTGGGCGGCGACGGGCACCGCCGCCAGCGAACCGCCGAAGAGCAGCCCGCGGGTGACCATGAGCAGCGTGAACACCACCAGGGCCGAGACCGCGCCGGTCAGGCCCAGGCGCACGCACAGCGCGAAGGCGGCCAGGCCCGCCGCGGCCCCGAACAGGCCGCCCAGCAGCAGCCGTTTGCGGCCCCACACGTCCGCCCGGCGCCCCCACAGGGGGCTGACCAGTGCCACGACGGCCGCCGACACGCTCATCACCATGCCGTACTGGAACTCGCTCAGCGACAGCTCACGCGCCAGGGGCGGCAGGATGGGCGTGAGGATCTGCTGTCCGGTGTAGGCGCCGAACACGGCCAGGTAGATCAGCAGGGTGCCGCGTCCGGCCCCGGGCGTGCTCACCATCGTCGTCTCCCTCGTCGAGGCGGGGGCCGAGAACTTCATACCGCACGCCTCACAGTCCGCGCGGCCGACGGCGGATTTCGCCCACCGCGCTCGCGAAGTCCTGGGCGACCCTGATCAGTTCCGGCTCCGCGCCCGGGGTGCCGAGCCGCTGCACCGCGACCGGCGCCGCGGCCTTCGCGGACAGCGCGGCGGGGAAGGTGATCGCGGGCAGGCCGGCGAAGCTGGCCACTGGTGTGAAGCCGATCTCGCGTTCGTAGGCGGGGTCGTCGGCGTCGGGGATGGTGGAGGCGGCGGCCGGTGCCGTGCTCCGTACGCGCGGCACCGCCGGGTCCAGCGGCAGCAGCCAGACGTCGACCTCCCGCTGCGCGAAGAGGCCGGCGGCGCCCGACCTGATCCGCGCCATGCGGTCGCGGACGCGCCGGTAGGTCTCGTCGTCGACCTTCGCGCCGGTGTCCAGCGCGGCCCGGGTGGACTCCATCAGGTCGTCGGCGAGGTGGGAGCGCCACCGCAGGTAGCCGTCGTAGGCGTCCCGCGCGCACAGCGTCCATCCGTCGCCGCGGCAGTCCCAGAGCTCGCCCAGGTCGCTGTGGACGGTGTGGTGGCCGATGCCCCGCAGCGCCTCGGCGGTGGACTCCAGCACCCCCGCGACCTCGTCGTCGAGCACGCCGGGACGGGCCAGCTCACGCGGGATGCCGACGCGCAACGGCCGGCTGGGCACGGTGTCCCCGAGGCCCATCCGCCGCCAGGCGAAGGACAGGTCGTCGGCGGTGCGCCCGACCCAGCCCGCAGCGTCCATCGGCGGCGACAGCGGGAAGATGCCCGGCAGGTGCGCGGGGTCGTGGGTGGTGCGCAGGCCGACGACACCGCACCGGCCCGCGGGCCAGCGCACCGAGCCCAGCACGTCGGTGCCCAGCGAGACGTCGCAGATGTGGGCCGCCACGGCCACCGCGGAGCCGGTGCTGGATCCTGCCGGGTCGATGTCCGGGAAGAACGGGTTGACGCAGCCGGAGCCCACGCCGATGTTCAGCTCCGTGGTGGCCACTTTGGCGTTCACCCGCGCGCCCGTCAGGCGGGCGAGGACGGCCGCCGACTCGCGGGGAAGGTGCCGGTGGTGGCGCAGTCCCAGGCGGGTCGCGAACCCGGTGACGTCGATGGTGTCCTTCACCCCCAGCCTCAGCAGGTCGCCGGGGCCCGGCTCGTGCAGTTCCGCACAGGCCCGGTAGAGGGCGTCGGCGCGGGGCTGCCACGCGGCGGCGGCCGTGCGCACCTCGTCCGGGGAGAGGTCGCCGGCCTCGAACAGCCGGTGCCGCTCGGCCAGCGGCAGCGCGAGCACCTCCGGGGGCTCCGGCAGGCCGGCGTCGGAGGCGGCGTCGGGACCGTGGCCGGTGGCCGCGTCGCCGTGGGGCACGGCGCCGTCGAGCCGCCGGACGAACTCCTCCACGGCCTGGTCGGTCCCCGGCAGGGGCGTGTGCTGCATGGGTGGCATCCCGTTCCTCGTCATGCGGGTGTGCGGTGGGCGGGTGGACGGATGGGGGCCGGGCGGCCGGAGCGGGCTCATGCCAGGTCGTAGAAGCCCTCACCGTCGAGGAACCGCAGGGTGGTGTAGTCCCGCAGGACGGTCTCCTCGATCTCGTGGCAGAGGTTGACGATCATCGGGTAGGTGAAGTCGTCGACGGTGGGCAGCACCTGCCCGCCGGGCTCGACGAGCGTCCGCACGTCCAGCACGCTCTCCAGCCCGCGCACCGCGTCCAGATGGGGGTAGGACCTGAGGGTGCCCTTCAGCGGCGAGATCATCGCCACGGAGACGAAGTGCTTCTGGATCCGGTAGTCGGTCTCGCAGCGCTCGTGGAAGCGCTGGGGCGCCACGTAGGCGTCCACCACCCAGTCGATCTGCGACTCCCCGAGGCCGAGCCGGGCGTAGTACGGGATGTCCCCGCCGGGGATGCGGGCTCCCATCTCCACGAGGCAGGGCCCCTCCGGGGTCAGCTTCACCTCCAGGTGCCCGAGGCCGTGCCGGATCCCGAGGGCGCCCAGGACCTCCTCCGCGTAGTCGCCCAGCGGCCCGCCCTCCGGGGAGCGGCGGGGCAGCAGCCGGATGGAGTCGCACAGGTCGAGCACGCCGTTGGCGGTCAGACGGGTGGTCTTCCAGATGTCGGTGAGGTGGTGGCGGCCGTCACGGCTCACCGTGTTGACCACGTACTCCCCGCCGTACAGGTACTCCTGGGCCACCACGCCCTCGTTGCGGAACTCGAAGAAGCTGTCGGCGGCGCTCAGGGAGCGGTAGGCGGCGACCGACTGGTGGGGGGTGCCGCAGAAGCGGATGCCGTCGCCGCCGGCCGAGCGGATCGGCTTGGCCACCACGCGGCGGCCGAGGCGCTCGTGCCAGGCGCGCAGCTCGTCCTCGTCGGTGACGAGGATCTGCCGCGCCCCCCGCACTCCGGCCTCCTTGAGGGTCTCCACCATGGTGAACTTGTCGCGGCGGGCGGCGCTGAGATCCGTGCCGTTGTTGGGCAGGCCCAGGGCTTCGGCGAGCCGGTCGGCGAACTCCACGCCCCGCTCGCCGCCGGGCAGCACCGCCGCGGGCCGGTAGCCGGCCACCGCCTCCAGGGTCCCGGCGAAGTCCCCGGTGTGGGTGATGTTGTCGACGTAGTCGTCCAGGCTGAACGACGCCCGGTACGCCTCGGGGATTCCGGCGATGGTCTCCACCCGGACGCAGTCGTAGCCGGCCTTCCTGAACTGCTGGGCTACGCGGTTGAACGGGGAGAAGGGGTCGACGATGACGACGTGGCCTTTGCGTGACATGACGGTTGTCTCCTGGGCGGTGAGGGTGGCTCGGCGGTCGGCGGGTCGGGCGGTGCCGGGTGATCAGGTCGTGGCGGCGAGTTCCGGCGCGCTGGCGGCCAGCGACCGGGCGCCCACCCGGAAGGCGGCCGCGGTGGCCGCCAGCGCCTGCTCGACGGCGTCGGAGTTCGGACCGCGGAAGCGGAACCTGCCGCCCACGTGCTCGTAGTACGCGTCGGCGGCGGGCAGCACCTCGCCGGGTTCGAGCAGCACCTCCGCGTACGGGCCGGGGTCGCGGCCGGTCATCGGGGTGATGCTGGTGATCCGGCACGGCCGGCTGTCCGGGGCCGGCACCAGCAGCCAGCCGCCCCGCTCGGAGCCCGGGGACCCCGGCACGAGCGGGCCCGCGCCGCCCCGGTCGGTGACGCCGGCGACGGGCAGGCCCGCCTGGAGGTTGAACGCGGCGTGCATGAGGTCGTAGCCGTGCAGCTCGCGCCAGATGAAGGGGATCTCGGCGCCGCCGACCCGGGCGCCGACCTCCAGGAACCAGCACGTGCCGGCGGCGGCGCCGACGAAGACTTCCAGATGGAAGGGGACGGGCCGGTCCGTGAGCGCGGCGAGGAACCGCCGGGCATGGCTGCCGATGGCGTCCAGCAGCGCGGGGTCGTCCTCCTCGACGGAGCCGAGGAACGTGCCGGACCGGAACCCGAGGCAGGTGTTCACGTAGCGCGAGGCCCGCCAGCAGGTCAGGGCGCCACCGTCGAAGATCCCGTCCACATGGTAGATCGGCGCGTGGTTGCACTCCTGGACGAGCATCGGCCCCGTGAAGTCGACTCCGTGCAGGTCCTCGGGTCCGTGCAGCATGTGCACGCCGGCGCTGGAGCTGCCGATGCGGGGCTTGACGACGACGGGCCAGCCCACCCGTGCCGCGAAGGCCGTGACGGCGGCGGCGTCGGGCGCGGCCGCCGCGGGTGGCACCGGCAGGTCGGCCGCGGCGATCAGGGACGTCATCACCAGCTTGTCGCGGAACCTGATCAGGTCCTCGGGACGGTCTCCCGGGCAGTCGAACAGCGCGCGCAGTTCGGCGGCGACCAGCAGGTCGTCCTCCTTGAGGGCGACGATGCGCTGCGGCGCGCCGTGCCGGGCGGCGAGCAGCCGCACGGCGGCCGTCACCTCGTCCAGGTCGTCGGTGCGCGAGACGGTCACCGGGTCCGTCGCCCCCGGCGGTATCGCCGCGTGCGCGATGCCGGTGGCCACGTAGGTGACCCGGTGCGCGGTGTGGTCCGGGTAGCGCCCGTACTCGGCGTAGCGCTCCTGCCAGCGGGTGATCACCACGATGTGCGGTCGGCTTGAGGCGGTCACGATGCGGTGTCCTTTCCCGGCAGGGCGGCCGGTCGGGCCGTCCGGGATGCCGCCGGTACGTCCGGTACGGCCTCCGAGGTGGTTCGCGGCAGGCAGGCGAGGGCGGCCTCGAGGAGGCTCTCGGCCTGTGCCGTGGTCAGGCGGGGATCGCAGGTGCTGGCGTAGCGCGGCAGCGCCAGCGGGTCCCGCAGCGCCCGGTGGTCGTCGACGCATTCGGTGACGTCGTCGGGGGTCATCTCCAGGTGCAGGCCGCCGGGTACGGCGCCGCCGGCGCGCAGCACGGCGAAGAACCGCTCCACCTCGGCACGCATGTCGGCCATCACCCGGGTCTTGAGGCCGCTCGCGTGGCGCACCGTGTTGCCGTGCATCGGGTCGCACGGCCACACCAGGCGCCCCGCGTAGGGGGCTGCCGCGGCCACGAGCGCGGGCAGGTGCCGCAGTCCGGTCCGCGCCCATCCGGCTGATCAGGACCAGCCGGCCGGCCGGGGCGTTCGCGGCCAGCCGCTCGCACAGCTCGCCCACGTCGTCGGGCTCGGTGGTGGGCCCGAGTTTCACCCCGACCGGGTTGGTCACCGACTCGGCGAACCGCAGGTGGGCGCCCTCGCGTTGCCGGGTGCGCTCACCGATCCACAGCAGGTGGGCGGAGGAGCCGTACCAGTCCTGGCCCTCACGGCGCCGCAGGGGCTGCTCGAAGTCGAGCAGCAGGGCCTCGTGACTGGTGTACAGGCACGTGCCGGGTTCCGAGTTCGCGCCGGGGGCGGTGGAGGGCAGGCGGCCGTCGAGGAGGAGCGCGTCGAGGCACCGGGCGGCGTGGTCGTAGGCGGAGCGCAGCCGCCGCGGGTCGGGGCGGCGGGCGGCAGGGTCGGGCTCGGGGGCGTTGACGGCGTCGCCGCGGTACACCGGCAGCTCGGTGCCGTCGGACAGCTTCTCGGTGGGCCCCGAGCGGGGTTTGGCGTACTGCCCCGCGAACCGGCCCATGCGGACGACGGGCCGCCCGGTGCGGCCGGCCACGAGGTCGGCGAGCCGCGCGAGGTGGGCCGCCTTGGCGGTGATGCGCGCCGGGTCCGAGTCGGCGAACGGCTCGGCGCAGTCGCCGCCTTGCAGCACGAAGGCCTCGCCGCGGGCGGCAAGGGCCAGTTCGTCCCGCAGGCGCCGGCAGGACGCCGCGCTCACCAGCGAGGGAAGGGTGGCCAGTTCCTGACGCACCCGGGCCAGCTCGTCGGGGTCGGGCCAGGGCGGCTGCTGGGCCGCGACGGGACTCAGGCCGGGGACCGTGGGGGTCATCCGTGCTCCTCCTGCACGCTGGTGAAGTGCCTTTCGATCAGCCGGGCCGTGGCGTCGACCTCGTCTGCCAGCGGACGGTCGCTCCCCAGAGGGGTCCAGCCGTCCGCGAGCCGCTGCCAGAGCCCTTCGCCGGCGGCGCTGCCGGTGAGGTGGGTGAGTTGCGTGACGGCCAGGAACAGCGAGGCCGTGATCCACCACGCCCGTCGCAGGGCGCCCGCGACCGCGTTGGCGCTGTTGAGGGCCATCGGAACGTGGTCCTGGTTGCCCAGGTTGGTCGGTACTGGGGTCAGCGAGGCGGGGTAGCCGTGCTGGCGGATCGCGCCCAGGTGGGAGGTGGCCGCCAGTTGCACCCCCGCGAACCCGCTGGCCGGGCCCGGGGTGGGCGTCAGCATCGGCGGCTGCCCTCCGTTGTGCGCGGGATCCAGCACCAGGGCGAGTTGCCGTTCCGCCAGGAAGGCGAGCTGGTGCAGACAGAGCAGGTGCTGCTCGGAGGCGAGCGCGACCGGCGCGGCGTGGAAGTTGCCGCCGTGCAGGACCTCGCCGTCCACGAAGACCGGGTTGTCGGTGCAGCCCTCGGCCTCCGCGCCCAGCACACCCCCTGGAACGAGAGCTGGTCCAGTACGGCCCCGACGACCTGGGGCGCGCACCGCAGCGAGTACGGCTCCTGGAGCCGTCGCGCGCCCTGCCCGGCACCGCCCGCGTCAGGGGCCGCACGGATGAGGGCCGCCGCCCGGCGCTGGCCGGCCTGGCGGCGCACGGCCGACAGCCGGTCGTCGTAGGGTTCGGGGGAGGCGCCCAGCAGTGCGGTCAGCCGCCCCGTGCCCTCCGCGACGGCGCTGGCGAGTGCCGCGAGACCGGCGTGGTTGTGCAGGGCGCGCGCCAGGCAGGCGCTGGTGCCGTTGACGAAGGCCAGGGCCGAGCGGGCGTCCCACTCCACGGGTGCGGTGCCATGGCGCCGCAGCCAGTCGGCGGACGGCTCCTGGTGCCACGTGCCGTCGGTGTCCCGCCGCCAGGCCTGTCCGCGGCCGGCGGCCGCCTGGGCAGCGTGGGCGAGCGGCACCAGGTCACCGCTGGCGCTGAGGCTCCCGTCCTGCGGCACGACCGGTGTGAAGCCGGCGTTCCACTGCTCTGCCAGCGCCTGCCACACCTCCGGCGCCGCCGCGGAGTGCCCGAGGGCCATGCCGTGCAGCCGCAGCCAGACCATGGTGCGCGCCACCTGCGGCGGCAGTGCCGGCCCCTGACCGCTGGTGAGGTGGTCCAGCAGGCCGGCGGCCTGCCTGCCGGAGTCGGTGGCGGCGGTGTGCTCCACGAGCGGGCCGAAGCCCTGCGTGAGGCCGTACACGGGCCCCGGGCGGCGAGCGCGCCGAGGCCCTGCCGGCTCTCCGCCATCCTCCGCCGGGCGGGCTCCTCCAGGGCGAGGGTGTGCTGCCAGTCGCTGGCGCGCAGAACGTCCCCGACCCGCAGGGGACCCAGCGCGCGAGGCGTGTCCACGGCCGCCGGTGACCGGCGTAACGCATGCGCCTGCCGGCCGGTGTCGAGAGCGGTCATGCGCGCTCACCGTCCGGGCGGTGGGGGTGCCGGCGGTGGGGAGCGCATTGGCGGGCGAGGACCGCGTGCAGGGGGGTCGCCAGGGGCTTGCCCGTCGCGGAGCGCTCGATGCGGTCCACGCGGTGCACGCTCCGCGGCGGCGGGCAGCCCGGCAGCGCGCGGGTGACGGCGGCGCTGACGGCTCTGGCCGGCTGCGGGTCGCCGGTGAGGAAGACGTCGTAGTACTCGCCCCGTACCGCGTCGTCGGTGGGCAGGCAGACGGACTCCGCCCCGGGGAAGCTGCGGTTGAGGACGGCCTCGACGACGTCCAGGTCGCAGCGGA comes from the Streptomyces sp. TS71-3 genome and includes:
- a CDS encoding MFS transporter, with product MVSTPGAGRGTLLIYLAVFGAYTGQQILTPILPPLARELSLSEFQYGMVMSVSAAVVALVSPLWGRRADVWGRKRLLLGGLFGAAAGLAAFALCVRLGLTGAVSALVVFTLLMVTRGLLFGGSLAAVPVAAQAYVADVTAEGGERVKGIARVGAALGLALVLGPGLGGLLGDLGAMPALLSAPVLIALVAVAVWIWLPAEQSRGTARRTAARLSPLDARIWPHLVAGVGIYLSTSVLQTSIGFLLQDRLELTSQRTVELAGMTLLAGGLPMLLVQGLLIPRLRWQPLRLMRVGVPLTAVAFAVICVADSLPVFLAAVVLSGTGHSLAIPGYNSALSLSVGPSEQGGVAGLAASANAVTTVLGPLAATALYQAGAALPFLAGALELGALLLFLLMHRAHRTAPVTGPALPLAAAESAPPPVD
- a CDS encoding amidase, giving the protein MQHTPLPGTDQAVEEFVRRLDGAVPHGDAATGHGPDAASDAGLPEPPEVLALPLAERHRLFEAGDLSPDEVRTAAAAWQPRADALYRACAELHEPGPGDLLRLGVKDTIDVTGFATRLGLRHHRHLPRESAAVLARLTGARVNAKVATTELNIGVGSGCVNPFFPDIDPAGSSTGSAVAVAAHICDVSLGTDVLGSVRWPAGRCGVVGLRTTHDPAHLPGIFPLSPPMDAAGWVGRTADDLSFAWRRMGLGDTVPSRPLRVGIPRELARPGVLDDEVAGVLESTAEALRGIGHHTVHSDLGELWDCRGDGWTLCARDAYDGYLRWRSHLADDLMESTRAALDTGAKVDDETYRRVRDRMARIRSGAAGLFAQREVDVWLLPLDPAVPRVRSTAPAAASTIPDADDPAYEREIGFTPVASFAGLPAITFPAALSAKAAAPVAVQRLGTPGAEPELIRVAQDFASAVGEIRRRPRGL
- a CDS encoding biotin carboxylase, whose product is MSRKGHVVIVDPFSPFNRVAQQFRKAGYDCVRVETIAGIPEAYRASFSLDDYVDNITHTGDFAGTLEAVAGYRPAAVLPGGERGVEFADRLAEALGLPNNGTDLSAARRDKFTMVETLKEAGVRGARQILVTDEDELRAWHERLGRRVVAKPIRSAGGDGIRFCGTPHQSVAAYRSLSAADSFFEFRNEGVVAQEYLYGGEYVVNTVSRDGRHHLTDIWKTTRLTANGVLDLCDSIRLLPRRSPEGGPLGDYAEEVLGALGIRHGLGHLEVKLTPEGPCLVEMGARIPGGDIPYYARLGLGESQIDWVVDAYVAPQRFHERCETDYRIQKHFVSVAMISPLKGTLRSYPHLDAVRGLESVLDVRTLVEPGGQVLPTVDDFTYPMIVNLCHEIEETVLRDYTTLRFLDGEGFYDLA
- a CDS encoding acetyl-CoA carboxylase biotin carboxylase subunit family protein, which codes for MTASSRPHIVVITRWQERYAEYGRYPDHTAHRVTYVATGIAHAAIPPGATDPVTVSRTDDLDEVTAAVRLLAARHGAPQRIVALKEDDLLVAAELRALFDCPGDRPEDLIRFRDKLVMTSLIAAADLPVPPAAAAPDAAAVTAFAARVGWPVVVKPRIGSSSAGVHMLHGPEDLHGVDFTGPMLVQECNHAPIYHVDGIFDGGALTCWRASRYVNTCLGFRSGTFLGSVEEDDPALLDAIGSHARRFLAALTDRPVPFHLEVFVGAAAGTCWFLEVGARVGGAEIPFIWRELHGYDLMHAAFNLQAGLPVAGVTDRGGAGPLVPGSPGSERGGWLLVPAPDSRPCRITSITPMTGRDPGPYAEVLLEPGEVLPAADAYYEHVGGRFRFRGPNSDAVEQALAATAAAFRVGARSLAASAPELAATT
- a CDS encoding 3-deoxy-7-phosphoheptulonate synthase — protein: MAAAAPYAGRLVWPCDPMHGNTVRHASGLKTRVMADMRAEVERFFAVLRAGGAVPGGLHLEMTPDDVTECVDDHRALRDPLALPRYASTCDPRLTTAQAESLLEAALACLPRTTSEAVPDVPAASRTARPAALPGKDTAS